From the Leptospira sp. WS60.C2 genome, one window contains:
- a CDS encoding metal-sensitive transcriptional regulator, which yields MSLSENQTKLIHRINRIQGQLEAIKNTIVTEEQDCEKAILLLKAAHQAMKKFGEAYIHEYMDTCFKEKKSTQNIEADVKKAISAAFSL from the coding sequence ATGAGCCTTTCCGAAAATCAAACCAAACTCATCCACCGCATCAATCGTATCCAAGGGCAGCTGGAAGCGATTAAAAATACCATTGTTACGGAAGAACAGGACTGCGAAAAAGCAATCCTACTTCTCAAAGCTGCCCACCAAGCGATGAAAAAGTTTGGAGAGGCATACATTCATGAGTATATGGATACCTGTTTCAAAGAAAAAAAGTCCACACAAAACATCGAAGCGGATGTAAAAAAAGCAATTTCCGCCGCCTTTTCTCTTTAA
- a CDS encoding DUF2892 domain-containing protein, producing the protein MFLASTKTWYLERLVFLIAGVFSLVGVTLGTYVSSWWFLLNLLVGINLVVFSTIGFCPMAILLNKLGVEPKVKD; encoded by the coding sequence ATGTTCTTGGCTTCAACAAAAACATGGTATTTAGAGCGATTGGTATTTCTGATTGCAGGAGTGTTTAGCTTAGTAGGTGTCACTCTGGGAACTTACGTTTCATCATGGTGGTTTCTTCTGAACTTACTTGTTGGGATTAACCTGGTCGTTTTTTCTACAATCGGGTTTTGTCCAATGGCAATTCTTTTGAACAAACTTGGTGTAGAACCAAAGGTAAAGGACTAA
- a CDS encoding TolC family protein, which translates to MKHFISFLLLFAPIYLSAEGVGFDDLWKRIEENSSARKSKYLEWKAGEIAKDRSDKHWLPRVYADLRTFQTNDPTLNFMGKLSQRSATDADFSTASTRVRPGNFLDSNNQPYTTLNSDTMNLFAKDTLNYPGSNQYSRGTLGLDLPLYEGGSGKTFAAMNEKRTAGLKFEWLAIQDREFAQAGFYYRAIQSLNDYKKRLDQIKKIESRFQSSYSLGNKGNPVGYAGYLALKSIKNQISILEKQSDLQINDYKETLYVLSDLPSTNLEIVESDLNTFLDTYFKRPIGYERSNGMNAQIKYAEGEKLKAEMEMAKFLPKIGAYSEAYGYQGSRNIANAYQAGVYLQMNLYNPKDMGAVEESKLNAEAALKKIEEKTKEEETHVKQLIQKEIALKESLELIRETVKYQEEQVQNMQRLFQSGAINAIQFAETLNKSLELSRVYMETEIAVLQVRTEASIFSKKEETNESIGRN; encoded by the coding sequence ATGAAACATTTCATTAGCTTTCTGCTTCTCTTCGCTCCGATTTATCTTTCTGCTGAAGGAGTCGGTTTTGACGATCTTTGGAAACGTATCGAAGAAAATTCATCAGCAAGAAAATCCAAGTATTTGGAGTGGAAGGCTGGTGAAATTGCAAAAGATCGATCCGACAAACACTGGTTACCAAGAGTGTATGCGGATCTTCGTACGTTTCAAACTAACGATCCCACTCTGAACTTTATGGGAAAACTAAGCCAGAGAAGTGCCACTGATGCCGATTTTTCAACTGCATCCACACGTGTGAGACCTGGAAACTTTTTAGATTCAAATAACCAACCTTATACAACGTTGAATTCTGATACAATGAATTTGTTTGCGAAGGATACACTAAACTATCCTGGAAGTAATCAATATTCAAGAGGAACTCTTGGATTGGATTTACCATTGTATGAAGGTGGTTCAGGAAAAACCTTTGCTGCAATGAATGAAAAAAGAACTGCTGGTTTAAAATTTGAATGGTTAGCCATTCAAGACCGAGAGTTTGCACAAGCAGGTTTTTATTATAGAGCCATACAGAGTTTAAATGATTATAAAAAGAGACTCGATCAAATCAAAAAAATTGAAAGTCGATTCCAATCAAGTTATTCGTTGGGAAACAAAGGGAATCCGGTTGGATATGCTGGATACTTAGCATTAAAATCGATTAAAAATCAAATTTCAATTTTAGAAAAACAATCTGATTTGCAAATCAATGACTACAAAGAAACACTTTATGTTTTATCTGATCTTCCATCTACAAACTTAGAGATAGTTGAGTCAGATCTAAATACATTCTTAGATACATACTTCAAAAGACCAATCGGATATGAGCGATCCAATGGAATGAATGCTCAGATTAAGTATGCAGAAGGGGAAAAACTCAAAGCAGAAATGGAAATGGCAAAATTTTTACCTAAGATTGGTGCCTATTCGGAAGCTTATGGTTATCAAGGTAGCAGAAACATCGCAAATGCCTACCAAGCTGGTGTGTATTTACAGATGAATCTATACAATCCCAAAGACATGGGTGCTGTTGAGGAATCTAAACTAAATGCAGAAGCTGCTCTTAAAAAAATAGAAGAGAAAACCAAAGAAGAAGAAACCCACGTTAAACAACTGATCCAAAAAGAGATCGCGCTTAAGGAAAGTTTAGAACTCATTCGAGAAACCGTGAAATACCAAGAAGAACAAGTGCAAAACATGCAAAGGTTATTTCAAAGTGGTGCAATTAACGCGATTCAGTTCGCTGAGACTCTGAATAAATCTTTAGAGTTATCTCGTGTGTATATGGAAACTGAAATTGCAGTTTTACAAGTGAGAACAGAAGCATCGATATTTTCAAAAAAGGAAGAAACAAATGAATCCATTGGAAGAAATTAG